The proteins below are encoded in one region of Chloroflexota bacterium:
- a CDS encoding class I SAM-dependent methyltransferase, whose amino-acid sequence MKQKTQSRLQTTLWEIYDRPQPPVPWRDGDNLPWDDPDFSERMLREHLDQSHGAASRRSREILQQSDWLWDHLNLRPGARLLDITCGPGLYATEFASRGVQVTGIDFSPASIRHARKLAEKQGVEDRCSFIRADVRGALPEQAGQGYDAAIFIYGQLSVFRREEVASLLEMACSSLRAGGRLAVELLDYDRIDKKDSNFWFTDDTGLWSESAFFCLGERHWDPEQRASIDRFHIIDLATGNLQVVAVSENGYETQEMLGQLNDAGFSQAWAIPAWRGIELYDGEEWMVYLAER is encoded by the coding sequence TTGAAACAAAAAACGCAATCGCGGCTGCAAACAACGTTATGGGAAATCTATGATCGTCCTCAGCCGCCGGTGCCGTGGCGGGATGGTGACAACCTGCCATGGGACGATCCGGACTTCAGTGAGCGGATGTTGCGCGAGCATCTGGACCAAAGCCATGGTGCTGCCTCGCGACGCAGCCGCGAGATATTGCAACAATCTGATTGGCTCTGGGATCACCTGAATCTACGGCCGGGAGCCAGGCTTCTTGATATAACCTGTGGCCCCGGTCTTTACGCCACGGAATTCGCCAGCCGGGGGGTTCAGGTAACCGGAATCGACTTCAGCCCTGCCAGCATTCGCCACGCGCGAAAACTGGCCGAGAAGCAGGGCGTAGAAGACCGCTGCAGCTTCATCCGGGCCGATGTCCGTGGGGCGCTGCCGGAGCAGGCCGGACAGGGCTACGATGCCGCGATTTTCATCTACGGACAACTGTCTGTCTTCCGGCGCGAGGAGGTGGCCAGTCTGTTGGAGATGGCCTGCAGTTCGTTGCGGGCGGGGGGCAGACTGGCGGTGGAATTGCTCGACTACGATCGAATCGACAAGAAGGACAGCAATTTCTGGTTCACCGACGATACCGGGCTGTGGAGCGAGTCTGCCTTTTTCTGCCTGGGGGAACGCCACTGGGATCCGGAGCAACGGGCCTCCATCGATCGTTTCCATATCATTGATCTGGCGACTGGAAATCTTCAGGTGGTTGCTGTCTCTGAAAATGGATACGAAACCCAGGAGATGTTGGGCCAGCTTAACGACGCCGGCTTCAGCCAGGCGTGGGCCATCCCGGCATGGCGAGGTATCGAGCTGTATGACGGGGAGGAATGGATGGTCTACCTGGCGGAGCGGTGA
- a CDS encoding LysM peptidoglycan-binding domain-containing M23 family metallopeptidase, whose protein sequence is MGGKIPISGFACLHLGALPAVFLLLVILFLSAPNLVYAAPPTPPAEKSLGTTTETVTPMAQPEEQQLLRYFLPLAVTNASTFRGHEILPPPGEHSTYILQEHDDLSALAIELGRDVDVMACVSPSSSFALSLLRPGQEIIIPGPEYLCHTVTESESLVQIAERYQVAVSAILETAWNELDTDGIAPETTLTVGRRLLIPYGVRSESDKQAAGNRRTEAGSAPATTPDPTATPASEPVPEPTVEPPIWPYGDGDFVWPVDGIISQGFAARHKAIDIAAPVGSPVRAVDNGVVLKAGYSKIGYGGRIIIDHNIDYVTLYAHLHQSYVEQGDVVKKGQIIGTVGSTGNSTGPHLHFELRDFGYLIDPEPLLEP, encoded by the coding sequence GTGGGTGGGAAAATCCCCATCTCCGGTTTCGCCTGCCTGCATTTGGGCGCGCTGCCGGCAGTTTTTTTACTGCTGGTCATCTTGTTCTTGTCAGCACCAAACCTGGTGTATGCAGCGCCACCCACACCGCCGGCGGAAAAGTCGCTTGGCACCACAACTGAAACAGTTACACCAATGGCGCAGCCAGAAGAGCAACAACTGCTACGCTATTTTCTTCCGCTGGCAGTCACCAATGCCAGCACCTTCCGCGGCCACGAGATCTTGCCACCACCCGGGGAGCACAGCACCTATATCCTTCAGGAACATGATGACCTGAGTGCGCTGGCCATCGAGTTGGGTCGCGATGTGGATGTCATGGCCTGTGTTTCACCATCCAGTAGTTTTGCGCTCAGCCTGCTGCGACCCGGGCAGGAAATCATCATCCCGGGCCCGGAATACCTGTGTCATACCGTCACAGAATCCGAGAGCCTTGTGCAGATCGCCGAGCGCTATCAAGTCGCAGTTTCCGCCATTCTGGAAACTGCCTGGAATGAACTGGACACTGATGGCATAGCTCCTGAAACAACCCTGACGGTTGGGCGCCGTCTGTTGATTCCCTATGGTGTCAGGTCAGAATCAGATAAACAGGCCGCCGGAAACCGTCGCACCGAAGCCGGGTCAGCGCCAGCGACGACCCCGGACCCGACTGCAACGCCGGCATCCGAGCCCGTGCCGGAACCAACCGTCGAGCCGCCAATTTGGCCTTATGGCGATGGCGACTTCGTCTGGCCGGTCGACGGAATCATCTCCCAGGGTTTTGCTGCCCGGCACAAGGCTATCGACATCGCCGCTCCTGTTGGCAGCCCTGTGCGAGCGGTCGACAACGGCGTTGTTCTCAAGGCTGGCTACTCGAAGATTGGCTACGGTGGGCGGATAATCATCGACCACAACATCGACTACGTCACCCTCTACGCTCACCTGCACCAGTCCTATGTCGAGCAAGGCGATGTAGTGAAAAAGGGCCAGATCATCGGCACCGTGGGTTCCACCGGCAACTCCACCGGACCTCACCTTCACTTTGAGCTGCGAGATTTCGGTTATTTGATCGACCCGGAGCCTCTCCTGGAACCATAG
- a CDS encoding penicillin acylase family protein: MTPGYSIALVALIIVTVGLLLFLGMIWYIFLRPLARTEGEQTVAGLRQAVEVVRDRWGIPHIYAQNEQDAYQAQGYVHAQDRFFQMEYARRLSRGTLSEVFGSATLAADRWCRIVGLERSAALDLAMLGEAELANLTAYAAGVNAFIEQNRLRLPAEFSILGHKPGPWTPLDTIGIVKVLGWALSHNWQGEILRLQLLDLLGPGRAAELEALYPETSPDILPTYGEIEGQAVAETAGRVRLAYDSAAQWFGGSGQAASNNWVLSPDRTATRRPLLANDPHLHVSMPAIWYQSHLVAEDGSLAVSGAGIPGVPGILIGHNEQIGWGITAGVADTQDLYVERRDTEDPSRFLSADGWRRAQVLREEIGIRDQDEAHVEEVLITDHGPLIDGLLPDEQRARLPSLALRWSGHEPATSFKGLFLLQKAGNWSEFRAALAHVADLSLNVLYADVAGNIGYQYVARVPKRKGGFGLLPSPGWASDNDWDGWIAFEELPHALNPTEGQLLSANNKPASDAYSFFLGEDWSPGYRATRIKRMLEVKPRYTVQDFQRMQMDVYSVQAEALVPFMIMVNGSTQLEQRIVRELETWNLHVEVDSFGAAAYQVMRLHLAGLVFGDKLAGLETYYEGMTFSDVFKASSFAGKAGQCLVALLDQEKSWWFGDAATGQTRNRQELLQLALKQTATTLRDLIGKDPRKWAWGKVHQVEFAHILGRRRLLSAIFNRGQYPVGGDGHTVWMTGSDMQLPFGLVNATANYRQVLDVGDWDRSTAVLCTGQSGQPGSAHYADLIDMWREGDQHPMLWSRDAVDREADVSLWLKPVEEFSGMSNE, from the coding sequence ATGACTCCCGGTTATTCCATCGCTCTGGTGGCCCTGATCATCGTGACAGTGGGGCTGCTGCTTTTCCTCGGCATGATCTGGTACATCTTTCTTCGTCCCCTTGCACGCACCGAGGGAGAACAGACGGTCGCGGGGCTTCGGCAGGCTGTCGAGGTGGTACGGGACCGGTGGGGGATTCCCCATATCTATGCCCAAAACGAGCAAGATGCCTACCAGGCCCAGGGTTATGTCCATGCCCAGGACAGGTTCTTCCAGATGGAATATGCGCGCAGGTTGAGCAGAGGAACCTTGTCCGAGGTGTTTGGATCCGCTACGTTGGCAGCCGATCGCTGGTGTCGCATTGTAGGGCTGGAACGCAGCGCTGCACTGGACCTGGCAATGCTGGGCGAAGCGGAGTTGGCAAACCTGACAGCCTACGCTGCGGGCGTCAATGCATTTATCGAACAAAACCGGCTGCGGTTACCTGCCGAGTTTTCCATCCTGGGCCATAAACCTGGACCCTGGACTCCCCTCGATACCATCGGAATCGTGAAGGTGTTGGGCTGGGCGCTCAGCCACAACTGGCAAGGAGAGATTCTGCGGTTGCAGCTTCTCGACCTGTTGGGTCCCGGGCGCGCCGCTGAATTGGAGGCTCTTTACCCTGAGACAAGCCCCGATATTCTGCCGACCTATGGCGAGATCGAGGGGCAGGCGGTTGCCGAAACTGCCGGCCGGGTTCGGCTGGCCTACGATTCGGCAGCCCAGTGGTTTGGCGGCAGCGGTCAGGCCGCCAGCAACAACTGGGTGCTTTCGCCAGACCGCACCGCAACCCGCCGTCCGCTGTTGGCGAACGATCCCCACCTTCATGTCTCGATGCCGGCAATCTGGTACCAGAGCCACCTGGTGGCTGAGGATGGCTCGCTGGCAGTCTCCGGTGCAGGCATTCCTGGCGTACCTGGGATCCTGATTGGGCACAACGAGCAGATCGGCTGGGGCATCACCGCGGGCGTGGCAGACACCCAGGACCTGTACGTGGAACGACGGGATACTGAGGATCCAAGCCGTTTTCTTTCGGCGGACGGCTGGCGCAGGGCACAGGTTTTGCGGGAGGAGATTGGCATCCGCGACCAGGACGAAGCTCACGTGGAGGAGGTGTTGATCACCGACCACGGCCCCTTGATCGACGGCCTGCTTCCCGACGAGCAACGAGCCAGGTTGCCATCGCTGGCGTTGCGCTGGTCCGGCCATGAGCCGGCCACCTCGTTCAAAGGGCTGTTTTTGCTGCAGAAGGCGGGGAATTGGAGCGAGTTCAGGGCCGCCCTGGCTCATGTCGCGGACCTGTCACTGAACGTGCTATATGCGGATGTGGCAGGCAACATTGGCTATCAGTATGTGGCTCGCGTTCCCAAACGAAAAGGGGGCTTCGGGCTTCTGCCCAGTCCGGGCTGGGCATCTGATAATGACTGGGATGGCTGGATAGCCTTCGAGGAATTGCCGCACGCGCTCAATCCAACGGAAGGGCAACTGCTCTCCGCCAACAACAAGCCCGCATCCGATGCCTATTCCTTTTTTCTGGGCGAGGATTGGTCGCCCGGCTACCGGGCGACCCGTATCAAACGGATGTTGGAAGTGAAGCCGCGCTACACGGTGCAGGACTTTCAGCGAATGCAGATGGATGTCTATTCCGTTCAAGCGGAAGCGCTGGTGCCCTTCATGATCATGGTCAATGGCAGTACCCAGCTTGAACAACGAATCGTGCGGGAGTTGGAGACATGGAATCTGCACGTCGAAGTGGATAGTTTCGGGGCAGCCGCCTACCAGGTGATGCGCTTGCATCTGGCCGGCCTTGTGTTCGGGGATAAGTTGGCGGGCCTCGAAACCTATTATGAGGGAATGACTTTCAGCGATGTGTTCAAGGCTTCCAGTTTCGCTGGAAAGGCAGGGCAATGTCTCGTAGCGTTGTTGGACCAGGAGAAAAGTTGGTGGTTCGGCGATGCAGCGACCGGCCAAACCCGTAACCGGCAAGAACTGCTTCAACTTGCGTTAAAACAGACAGCGACAACATTGCGGGATCTTATCGGAAAGGATCCCCGGAAGTGGGCCTGGGGCAAGGTTCATCAGGTGGAATTCGCTCACATCCTGGGACGCCGGCGACTATTGAGCGCCATTTTCAACCGCGGCCAGTATCCCGTCGGGGGCGATGGACACACAGTCTGGATGACCGGGTCCGACATGCAATTGCCCTTTGGGCTGGTGAACGCTACGGCCAACTATCGCCAGGTGTTGGATGTCGGTGATTGGGACCGCTCGACGGCTGTTCTATGCACCGGGCAGTCAGGGCAACCAGGAAGCGCCCACTATGCCGACCTCATCGACATGTGGCGCGAAGGAGATCAACATCCCATGCTGTGGAGTCGTGATGCGGTCGACCGAGAGGCTGATGTTTCACTTTGGCTCAAGCCGGTTGAGGAGTTTTCGGGGATGTCCAATGAATAA
- a CDS encoding ThiF family adenylyltransferase, which produces MSSQDLSRYVRQTIFPELGETGQRKLLESTVVLLGCGATGTVIANHLVRSGIGRLRIIDRDFIELNNLQRQLLFDEQDIAMRLPKAEAARRKLAAVNSDIEIEGIVADVNPDNVVSLLSDATLVMDGCDNFETRFLINDACVKAGIPWIYTGVIAAYGMSMTIRPGETACLRCLMVDMPPPGAAPTCDTAGVLGPSVAVVASISAGEALKLLAGFGQLNDGLLNFDLLDNSLDQFSVLRRSDCPTCGEGSFEYLDAEHGSRTVTLCGRNAVQISITGNSGLDLEGVARRLRAAGIEKLSVNPYLLHATLDGLEVTLFPDARAIVKGTDDERVARTVYARYVGL; this is translated from the coding sequence ATGAGCTCACAGGATCTCTCCCGATATGTTCGCCAGACGATCTTTCCCGAATTGGGAGAAACGGGACAACGAAAGCTACTGGAGTCGACTGTGGTATTGCTTGGCTGCGGCGCCACTGGCACGGTCATCGCCAATCATCTTGTCCGCTCAGGCATCGGGCGATTGCGCATCATTGACCGCGATTTCATCGAACTGAACAATCTTCAGCGGCAATTGCTCTTTGACGAGCAGGACATTGCCATGCGGTTGCCCAAGGCGGAGGCGGCCCGGCGGAAGTTGGCCGCCGTCAACTCCGATATCGAAATCGAAGGAATTGTGGCGGATGTGAATCCCGACAACGTGGTGAGCCTGCTGTCGGACGCGACGTTGGTGATGGACGGTTGTGACAACTTTGAGACCCGTTTTTTGATCAATGATGCCTGCGTCAAAGCTGGGATCCCCTGGATCTACACCGGTGTCATCGCTGCCTATGGCATGAGCATGACGATTCGTCCCGGCGAAACGGCCTGCCTGCGCTGTTTAATGGTTGATATGCCGCCGCCCGGTGCAGCGCCTACCTGCGATACAGCCGGGGTACTGGGGCCGTCGGTAGCTGTGGTAGCCTCCATTTCGGCTGGCGAGGCGTTGAAACTGCTGGCAGGTTTCGGTCAGCTGAACGATGGTCTGCTCAACTTCGACCTGTTGGACAACAGCCTGGACCAATTCAGCGTTTTGAGGCGATCCGATTGCCCCACCTGTGGCGAGGGTTCTTTCGAGTATCTGGATGCAGAACATGGATCCCGCACCGTCACCCTTTGCGGGCGCAACGCTGTGCAGATCAGCATCACAGGCAATTCGGGCCTTGATCTGGAGGGTGTGGCACGACGGCTGCGGGCCGCCGGTATCGAAAAGCTAAGCGTCAATCCCTACTTGCTGCATGCAACTCTGGACGGGCTGGAGGTCACCCTGTTTCCCGATGCCCGCGCGATCGTCAAGGGTACCGACGACGAACGGGTAGCGAGGACCGTGTATGCCAGGTATGTGGGGTTGTAG